From a region of the Marinomonas mediterranea MMB-1 genome:
- a CDS encoding aromatic ring-hydroxylating dioxygenase subunit alpha, which yields MSQINSNTNEHVWNQEGTCRIPFWTYTNEDVHKKELERLFYQKHWCYVGLEAEIPDPGDFKRTVIGERSVIMVRDQDGSIYVVENLCAHRGMRFCREKQGNTKSFTCPYHQWNYDLEGNLQGVPFRRGVKQDGQVKGGMPKDFKPADHHLTKLRVAQRGGVVFASFDHDIESFEDFLGPTILSYFDRMFNGRKLTLLGYNKQRIPGNWKLMQENIKDPYHPGLLHTWFVTFGLWRADNRSELKMDDHFRHAAMISTRGAGGENAQTTNVSSFKESMTLNDPSFLDVEVEPWWDGPTAVMMTIFPSVILQQQVNSVSTRHIQPNGHGSFDFVWTHFGYEDDTEEMTERRLRQANLFGPAGFVSADDGEVIEFSQQGFEQKPNHRSLAELGGKGIEETDHMVSETLIRGMYDYWRKLMEV from the coding sequence ATGAGTCAGATAAACAGCAATACAAACGAACATGTTTGGAACCAAGAAGGAACCTGTCGCATTCCTTTTTGGACCTATACCAATGAAGACGTTCATAAAAAAGAACTTGAACGCCTCTTCTATCAAAAGCACTGGTGTTATGTCGGCCTAGAAGCTGAAATACCAGACCCTGGGGATTTCAAACGCACCGTCATAGGTGAACGCTCCGTCATTATGGTTAGAGATCAAGACGGCAGTATCTATGTCGTCGAAAACCTCTGCGCGCATCGGGGCATGCGTTTTTGTCGCGAGAAGCAAGGCAATACAAAAAGCTTCACTTGTCCCTATCACCAATGGAATTATGATCTTGAAGGCAATCTGCAAGGCGTGCCGTTTCGTCGAGGTGTAAAACAAGACGGGCAAGTTAAAGGTGGAATGCCAAAAGACTTTAAACCAGCAGATCATCACCTTACCAAGCTTCGCGTTGCACAACGCGGCGGTGTCGTATTCGCAAGCTTCGATCACGATATCGAATCATTTGAAGATTTTCTCGGTCCAACGATCCTCAGCTATTTCGATCGTATGTTTAACGGTAGAAAGCTCACTCTATTGGGCTACAACAAACAACGCATTCCAGGAAACTGGAAACTCATGCAGGAAAACATCAAAGATCCCTACCACCCTGGCCTACTGCACACTTGGTTTGTCACATTTGGTTTATGGCGAGCAGATAATCGCTCAGAGCTAAAAATGGATGATCACTTTCGTCATGCTGCAATGATATCAACGCGTGGCGCCGGTGGCGAAAACGCTCAAACGACGAACGTTTCGAGCTTCAAAGAGTCAATGACGTTAAACGACCCAAGCTTCCTAGATGTAGAAGTGGAACCTTGGTGGGATGGCCCAACTGCCGTCATGATGACCATTTTCCCAAGCGTGATCCTGCAACAACAAGTAAACAGCGTCAGTACAAGGCATATACAGCCAAATGGACACGGTTCATTTGACTTTGTGTGGACTCATTTTGGCTACGAAGACGACACAGAAGAAATGACCGAACGCCGCTTACGCCAAGCCAATCTATTTGGGCCTGCTGGATTCGTGTCGGCAGACGACGGCGAAGTCATCGAATTTTCACAACAAGGATTCGAGCAAAAACCTAACCACCGTTCTTTAGCCGAGTTAGGTGGCAAAGGAATAGAAGAAACAGATCATATGGTTTCAGAAACCCTCATTCGAGGCATGTATGACTATTGGCGAAAATTGATGGAGGTGTAA
- a CDS encoding LysR family transcriptional regulator, producing MIRLQDIDLNLLVVFQLMYRERKTGPVAEQLGLTQPAVSNALARLRKALNDELFERTARGMRPTPFADSIAESVGYALSTLQDGLNYKERFDPLTSDRSFCINMTDLGEMYLLPQLMAHLAQYAPNVTVSTVRDHGHTLKEELETGSIDLAIGLLPQLEAGFYQRRLFDQDYVCLMRKDHPFAKGELSLEEFAKSEHIIIEAHDTGHGRVEKILTKSGIARVSKLKLPHFISAPYIVANTDLIATVTEKLALQTAETLSLEIKKHPIEIPPAQINMFWHRRFHQDSGNVWFRNLIFEMFSE from the coding sequence ATGATTCGACTTCAAGACATCGATTTAAATCTTCTGGTTGTATTTCAGTTGATGTACCGAGAGCGCAAAACCGGCCCTGTCGCCGAGCAGTTAGGATTGACTCAACCTGCTGTTAGCAACGCGTTGGCGCGTTTGAGAAAGGCGCTTAATGATGAACTCTTTGAACGAACGGCGCGCGGTATGCGGCCAACCCCTTTCGCGGACAGTATTGCCGAATCTGTTGGGTATGCATTGAGTACGCTTCAAGACGGTCTGAACTACAAAGAGCGTTTTGATCCTTTAACAAGTGACCGTTCTTTCTGTATTAACATGACTGACTTGGGAGAGATGTACCTATTGCCACAGCTCATGGCGCATCTTGCTCAGTACGCTCCGAATGTGACCGTAAGTACAGTACGAGATCATGGCCACACCCTAAAAGAAGAGCTTGAGACAGGAAGTATCGACTTAGCGATCGGGCTACTTCCCCAATTAGAAGCGGGGTTCTATCAACGTCGCTTATTTGATCAGGATTATGTCTGCTTGATGCGAAAAGACCACCCTTTTGCTAAAGGTGAGCTGTCGCTTGAGGAGTTTGCAAAATCGGAACATATCATTATTGAAGCGCACGATACGGGACATGGAAGAGTAGAGAAAATACTGACGAAAAGTGGTATAGCAAGGGTTAGCAAACTCAAATTACCGCATTTCATCTCCGCACCCTACATCGTTGCAAATACGGACTTAATTGCAACGGTGACAGAGAAGCTGGCTTTACAGACAGCAGAAACCCTATCGTTAGAAATTAAAAAACACCCTATAGAGATACCGCCGGCGCAAATCAATATGTTTTGGCACCGGCGTTTTCATCAAGATTCAGGCAATGTGTGGTTTCGAAACTTGATATTTGAGATGTTCTCTGAGTAG
- a CDS encoding aromatic-ring-hydroxylating dioxygenase subunit beta, with product MQPEKYLLVSQFYQEYAAITDQAKWEDWLALFSDDCTYKIQSRENYDRSLPMATLSLTGIGMLKDRIYGITETIFHDPYHQLHTVNSPLILSESSSGNIIESQANYSVYRTKNDGIAEVFNVGRYLDRLRLVDGKIKIESRLCIFDNDMILNSLIYPI from the coding sequence ATGCAGCCCGAAAAGTATTTACTGGTCAGTCAGTTTTATCAAGAGTACGCCGCGATCACCGACCAAGCAAAGTGGGAGGATTGGCTGGCTCTGTTTAGCGACGATTGCACTTATAAAATTCAATCGAGAGAAAACTACGACCGCAGCTTGCCTATGGCCACTTTATCTCTCACTGGCATCGGCATGTTGAAGGACCGTATTTACGGAATAACAGAAACCATATTTCACGATCCGTATCACCAACTTCATACCGTGAACTCGCCCTTAATTCTAAGTGAGTCATCGTCAGGAAACATCATTGAATCTCAGGCGAACTATAGCGTTTACCGCACTAAAAACGATGGTATTGCCGAGGTGTTCAACGTCGGGCGATACCTTGATCGGCTGCGTTTAGTAGACGGTAAAATCAAGATTGAATCACGACTCTGTATTTTTGATAACGACATGATATTGAACTCCCTAATCTATCCGATTTAA
- the maiA gene encoding maleylacetoacetate isomerase, with amino-acid sequence MQLYSFFNSSTSYRVRIALAIKGLAYDYQGVNIRIGDQLTEEHIARNPSKGVPVLILDDGQRLTQSMAILDYLERTYPTPALLPDDPQLRTRVLEVANVIACDMHAINNLRSLGYLKNVLDISDKDKKVWYQHWVNQGLTAVETLLERHGVGPFCFGDQPTLADCCLVPQVANSIRFGCSMSGFPNVMAVYKHCQQQAAFQEAEPQRQPDFIE; translated from the coding sequence ATGCAACTCTATAGCTTTTTCAATAGTTCAACCTCGTATCGAGTACGAATTGCATTAGCAATCAAAGGACTGGCTTACGATTATCAAGGCGTCAACATTCGTATAGGCGATCAGCTGACGGAAGAACACATCGCACGAAACCCGTCAAAAGGTGTACCCGTGCTGATCTTAGATGATGGACAGCGTCTCACCCAGTCGATGGCCATTTTAGATTATTTAGAAAGAACCTACCCTACTCCGGCGTTGCTGCCTGACGATCCGCAACTGAGAACACGTGTCTTAGAAGTAGCCAATGTGATCGCGTGTGACATGCACGCTATTAACAACCTTCGCTCTCTAGGTTACTTAAAAAATGTTTTGGACATCTCAGATAAAGACAAGAAAGTGTGGTATCAGCACTGGGTAAACCAAGGCCTAACCGCCGTTGAAACACTGTTAGAGCGTCATGGAGTCGGCCCCTTTTGTTTTGGAGACCAACCCACACTGGCCGATTGCTGTCTTGTCCCTCAAGTCGCAAACTCTATTCGCTTCGGTTGCTCGATGTCTGGCTTCCCAAACGTGATGGCGGTCTATAAGCACTGTCAGCAACAAGCGGCTTTTCAAGAAGCGGAACCACAACGCCAGCCCGATTTTATCGAATAG
- a CDS encoding LysE family translocator, with translation MDLSNVISFALVASLLVMSPGPNGLLIAKTVPISGKSAGFANIFGFVTAFFLQGSLSILGIALILTQSAQLFFIVKMLGAAYLCWIGIKAIRSAWGRSQASTAQKASQNVPQNKDKKVHLMGAFFEGFLTNALNPKTAMFYLAAFPQFLPAGANATEAFTLVFVHSLLNIAWFAGMVLLLAKLSNTTRNKTFQKWSRKVRISLMKFSLIRETAY, from the coding sequence ATGGATTTATCAAACGTTATTAGCTTTGCACTCGTTGCCTCTTTACTTGTTATGTCGCCGGGACCAAACGGACTATTGATCGCTAAAACGGTGCCAATCTCGGGAAAATCAGCCGGATTCGCAAATATTTTTGGCTTTGTTACGGCTTTTTTCTTACAAGGCAGCCTGTCAATATTGGGCATTGCTTTGATACTGACTCAATCCGCTCAACTCTTCTTCATCGTAAAAATGTTAGGCGCTGCTTATTTATGCTGGATTGGAATAAAAGCAATTCGATCAGCGTGGGGGCGAAGTCAAGCCTCAACAGCACAGAAGGCCTCTCAAAATGTGCCTCAAAATAAAGACAAGAAAGTCCATTTAATGGGTGCTTTTTTTGAGGGTTTCCTAACCAATGCCCTGAACCCTAAAACGGCTATGTTTTACCTTGCGGCATTTCCTCAATTTTTGCCTGCTGGCGCAAATGCGACAGAGGCTTTTACTTTGGTATTTGTACATTCTTTACTAAATATCGCATGGTTTGCAGGTATGGTCTTGCTGTTAGCGAAACTGTCAAACACAACCCGCAACAAGACGTTCCAGAAATGGTCAAGGAAGGTACGAATAAGTCTTATGAAATTCAGTCTTATCAGAGAAACAGCTTATTAA
- a CDS encoding 2Fe-2S iron-sulfur cluster-binding protein has translation MDILIKPINKTINASSSTTLLEALMENDIPISYSCLSGRCGTCRCKILDGAVAGPSAAEGKLARHGQYVLACQSRLESDCVIEIPEPDEIVTHPTKTLKAKIVAYETLSPDVRRLLLKPSKTFEYAPGQFSNLTFWREDGTRSYSMAGVTQDELLEFHIRIVPNGRVTGRLDDTVKIGESIKLNGPLGASYLRRKTTSPMLCVATGTGLAPILSIVRGALESGMKNDIHLIFGARTEKDLYGTDVLKQLEDKYANFQYMITLDHFPVGTNYFRGLVTDAITEHFIDLLNWRIYLAGAPSMVEAASLACTKRGANIEQIYADAFYPSGV, from the coding sequence ATGGACATACTAATCAAACCAATCAATAAAACCATTAACGCTTCTTCCAGCACCACCTTATTGGAAGCCCTAATGGAAAACGACATCCCGATTTCCTACAGTTGTTTGTCTGGTCGTTGTGGAACATGCCGTTGCAAGATTCTTGACGGCGCAGTCGCGGGGCCCTCAGCAGCGGAAGGCAAACTTGCAAGACATGGTCAGTATGTTTTGGCCTGCCAAAGCAGACTCGAGTCCGACTGCGTCATTGAGATTCCAGAACCCGATGAGATTGTGACGCACCCAACCAAAACGCTAAAAGCCAAGATAGTGGCCTATGAAACGTTATCTCCCGATGTTCGCCGCTTGTTATTAAAGCCAAGCAAAACGTTTGAGTATGCTCCGGGGCAATTTTCAAACCTGACATTTTGGCGAGAAGACGGCACACGGTCTTACTCAATGGCCGGCGTCACTCAAGATGAACTGTTGGAATTTCACATTCGAATTGTCCCCAATGGCCGCGTTACTGGGCGTCTTGACGATACCGTAAAAATCGGCGAAAGCATAAAACTCAATGGTCCATTAGGCGCATCATACCTTCGCAGAAAAACCACGTCCCCTATGCTGTGCGTCGCTACAGGAACAGGCCTAGCACCAATACTGTCTATCGTTCGTGGAGCGCTTGAGTCCGGTATGAAAAACGACATTCATTTGATCTTCGGAGCGCGTACCGAAAAAGATTTATATGGCACCGATGTCCTTAAACAGCTCGAAGACAAGTACGCGAATTTTCAGTACATGATCACGCTTGACCATTTTCCAGTGGGCACCAACTACTTTCGTGGTCTGGTGACCGATGCCATTACAGAGCACTTTATCGATCTACTCAATTGGCGCATTTACCTAGCTGGCGCGCCCTCTATGGTCGAAGCCGCATCGCTTGCTTGTACGAAACGAGGAGCAAACATCGAACAAATTTACGCGGATGCGTTTTATCCAAGTGGTGTTTGA
- a CDS encoding GNAT family N-acetyltransferase: protein MLEILPAKIENSELLLKLIKELAVFENFPYEISVTKTDIENNLFKSNPDAEAIICYVNKEACGFAVFYYTFSTATGRRGLHLDDLYIRPEFQGQGIGKKVLRYLSRLAVEQHCARFEWWALKTNDPAIKFYQKIGAKKLDELCVFRMEEGDISELASKSI from the coding sequence ATGCTAGAAATATTGCCAGCAAAAATTGAAAATTCAGAATTATTATTAAAACTCATAAAAGAGTTAGCGGTATTCGAGAATTTTCCATATGAAATATCAGTGACTAAAACAGATATCGAAAATAACCTATTTAAATCAAACCCTGATGCAGAGGCTATCATTTGTTACGTGAATAAAGAGGCATGTGGCTTTGCGGTCTTCTATTATACGTTTTCTACTGCGACAGGTAGACGCGGACTACACCTTGATGATTTATACATTCGACCTGAATTTCAAGGCCAAGGCATTGGGAAAAAGGTACTACGTTATTTATCAAGATTAGCCGTTGAACAACATTGTGCGCGTTTTGAGTGGTGGGCTTTAAAAACCAATGATCCAGCCATCAAGTTTTATCAAAAAATTGGCGCTAAAAAACTAGATGAACTCTGTGTGTTCAGAATGGAAGAAGGGGACATTTCAGAACTTGCGTCGAAAAGCATATGA
- a CDS encoding TAXI family TRAP transporter solute-binding subunit, with protein MKKSLLTVAAIGATIATLTMMSGHASAQIMSIASPPQGSVWNTMSNGFANIGRSKAGINLVVQPYSGNRAMMDAVNQGLAEFAINDVNDAIVAHQGEADYKDRKRSNLRVAMRISPQPIGIFVRKDSGINSIEDLKGKRVASGWNAFPIGRPHMTAMLATGGLTWDDVRKVPVPDLIRAADNLSSGRLDATYFAVGGPKVAEVDASVDGVKFLPVSTDQTSLDAVLKVRPAFYFTTVNPAPHLVGVEAPTAMLTWDNVLIVNNRVSDDAVYKMVKTILENRDALVKIFPGFRALAVDTVNTPYPGIDYHPGAIRYFKEKGLWQDQN; from the coding sequence ATGAAAAAGTCGCTTTTAACCGTCGCTGCGATCGGCGCAACAATCGCCACACTGACCATGATGTCTGGGCACGCGTCCGCTCAAATCATGTCAATCGCATCACCGCCTCAAGGCTCAGTTTGGAACACAATGAGTAATGGCTTTGCCAATATCGGTCGCTCCAAAGCAGGCATCAATCTCGTGGTGCAACCTTATAGCGGCAACCGCGCTATGATGGATGCCGTCAATCAAGGTTTAGCAGAGTTCGCGATTAATGACGTAAACGATGCGATTGTTGCACACCAAGGCGAGGCCGATTATAAGGATCGAAAACGATCCAACTTACGCGTCGCAATGCGTATTAGCCCTCAACCTATTGGCATTTTCGTACGCAAAGATTCAGGCATCAACAGCATAGAAGACTTAAAAGGAAAACGTGTGGCTTCCGGCTGGAATGCGTTTCCAATTGGCCGACCTCATATGACGGCAATGCTTGCAACTGGCGGCCTAACTTGGGACGACGTCAGAAAAGTACCTGTTCCCGACCTTATTCGAGCCGCTGACAACTTATCGTCTGGACGTCTGGACGCCACGTATTTTGCCGTGGGTGGCCCCAAAGTGGCGGAAGTCGATGCCTCTGTTGACGGCGTGAAATTCCTCCCTGTTAGCACAGATCAAACATCACTCGATGCCGTACTAAAAGTACGACCTGCGTTTTACTTTACGACAGTGAACCCAGCACCACACCTTGTCGGGGTCGAAGCACCTACAGCAATGCTGACGTGGGACAACGTGCTCATTGTGAACAACAGAGTGTCAGACGATGCTGTTTATAAGATGGTCAAAACCATTCTTGAAAACCGCGATGCGCTGGTCAAGATTTTTCCGGGATTCCGTGCGCTCGCAGTCGATACGGTCAACACGCCTTACCCTGGAATTGACTATCACCCTGGCGCGATCCGCTACTTTAAAGAAAAAGGGCTTTGGCAGGATCAGAACTAA
- a CDS encoding non-heme iron oxygenase ferredoxin subunit, translating to MQENWIKTIQLDDIPEDDVIGINVEGHPIALYKVEDGVFATDNVCSHGRALLSDGFLEDGEIECPLHQGRFCIKSGKAMSEPLTHDITAYPTKTEGDQVFIKLG from the coding sequence ATGCAAGAAAACTGGATAAAAACGATTCAATTGGATGACATTCCTGAAGACGATGTCATCGGCATCAACGTAGAAGGTCACCCTATTGCCCTTTATAAAGTCGAAGACGGCGTGTTTGCCACAGACAATGTTTGCTCTCACGGAAGAGCCCTGTTGAGTGACGGTTTTCTCGAAGACGGAGAAATCGAATGCCCTCTTCATCAAGGCCGTTTTTGCATTAAAAGTGGCAAAGCAATGAGTGAACCGTTAACACACGATATCACGGCCTATCCGACTAAAACGGAGGGAGATCAGGTCTTTATAAAACTAGGATAA
- a CDS encoding SRPBCC family protein, with protein sequence MKLLETEIQIAASPERVWSILTDFEKYPEWIHL encoded by the coding sequence GTGAAATTACTAGAAACAGAAATACAAATTGCCGCGAGTCCAGAGCGAGTGTGGTCGATTCTCACTGACTTTGAAAAATACCCTGAATGGATCCATTTATAA
- a CDS encoding SDR family oxidoreductase produces MPRLDGKIALITGAARGIGQAVAELFFAEGAQVILSDINDELGQAVADKIGANSKYLHLDVSKESDWQRVSTFIEENYGRLDIVVNNAGITGFLETQGPHDPENLDIDSWHKVHETNLDGVALGCKYAIKLMKSATHASIVNISSRSGIVGIPAATAYASSKAAVRNHTKSVALYCAEKSYPIRCNSIHPGAIFTPMWDIMLGQGVQRERAIQDVASGVPLGVMGEPKDVAYAALYLASDESKYVTGIELNIDGGILAGSSAAPSSEK; encoded by the coding sequence ATGCCGAGACTTGATGGAAAGATTGCGCTTATCACTGGCGCAGCGAGAGGAATTGGACAAGCCGTTGCCGAACTATTTTTTGCTGAAGGCGCACAAGTCATTTTATCTGATATTAACGATGAACTAGGGCAAGCTGTAGCGGATAAGATAGGAGCCAACTCTAAATACCTTCATCTAGATGTATCGAAAGAATCTGATTGGCAAAGAGTGTCAACGTTTATTGAAGAGAACTATGGGCGGTTAGATATTGTCGTCAATAACGCAGGTATAACGGGTTTTCTTGAGACTCAAGGCCCGCATGACCCAGAGAATCTTGATATTGATAGTTGGCACAAAGTTCACGAAACAAACTTGGATGGTGTCGCACTTGGGTGCAAATACGCCATTAAACTAATGAAGAGTGCTACCCACGCCAGTATTGTGAATATTTCGTCGAGGTCTGGCATTGTTGGCATTCCAGCGGCGACTGCATATGCTTCAAGTAAAGCGGCCGTTCGAAACCATACAAAGTCAGTGGCTCTTTATTGCGCAGAAAAATCCTATCCTATTCGGTGCAACTCAATCCATCCCGGCGCAATATTCACACCGATGTGGGATATTATGCTGGGTCAAGGCGTGCAAAGGGAGCGCGCGATTCAAGACGTTGCTTCTGGCGTACCGCTTGGCGTGATGGGAGAACCAAAGGACGTTGCCTATGCCGCATTATATTTGGCGTCAGATGAATCTAAGTACGTAACGGGTATTGAGCTTAACATTGACGGTGGAATTCTTGCAGGCAGTTCAGCGGCACCTTCATCAGAAAAATAA
- a CDS encoding SRPBCC domain-containing protein, protein MMFAPIVKSVVENSEFSWLGRFVFPGIFDGEHIFSISVDQSSSVLVQKEKFKGVLVSLLWSSVDRDMRAGFERMNAALKARAESENS, encoded by the coding sequence ATGATGTTCGCTCCTATTGTTAAGTCCGTCGTTGAAAACTCGGAATTCAGTTGGTTGGGGCGTTTCGTGTTTCCCGGTATATTTGATGGGGAACATATTTTTAGTATTTCCGTTGACCAATCAAGTTCCGTGCTGGTACAAAAGGAAAAATTCAAAGGGGTGCTGGTATCTTTGTTGTGGAGCAGCGTAGACAGAGACATGCGAGCTGGCTTTGAACGGATGAATGCGGCATTAAAAGCACGAGCCGAGAGTGAAAATTCATAA
- a CDS encoding TRAP transporter permease has protein sequence MKACQTTTLGNYIDTLSNTLGAFIAIAAICFSADVFSRLGLAIYTEQYLAVILGASLALVFLKQKKQKGENRVQTSGLTLTVDLICAGLGFVTSLYLAFSYPNLVEHQLDLPLDGLMVSAILFALVLEGLRRVVGITLVIVVLLFMTFALVGSHFSGPLQTRAIGLDQLFVYIGVDTNGMLGLTLNVAATIVIGFILFGQLLLRSGGADFFNDMALALMGKRRGGSGKIATIASALFGSISGVVVSNIVATGVVTIRMMKQGGFKSHTAGAIETVASTGGQIMPPVMGAVAFLMAEFLQISYGAVVLAALVPAVLYYIALYIQVDLEAAKENILPIDPDLIPSKRHVLRNGWVFIIPFAAVILALFTFNQRPETAALWGALGALVVGMVKGYKGKKMNAKVVKECLQETGHSIVDIIMIGASAGFIIGILNITGLGFGLTYFLVELGQGNLLVLLLISALVCIVLGMGMPTVGVYLLLAVLVAPSLIQVGVEPIAAHLFIFYLGMMSMVTPPIAIGAFFAASIADSDPMKTAVSAMRLGWTAYIIPFLFVTTPALLLIGDWSQIVVTISCALIGVWSVSVGFAGFFKVRLNVLYRLAFVAAGGLFLWPNLGSDNSFFELKVAGVILLIAAVATTRFGHSKDHEKKPNSSVTKSTHL, from the coding sequence ATGAAAGCGTGCCAAACCACGACTCTAGGGAACTACATAGATACGTTATCTAATACGCTAGGCGCATTTATTGCCATCGCTGCCATTTGCTTCTCCGCCGACGTTTTTAGTCGGCTGGGGTTAGCAATTTATACAGAGCAATATTTGGCGGTGATTCTCGGCGCGAGTCTTGCGCTTGTGTTCCTGAAGCAAAAGAAACAAAAGGGTGAGAATCGTGTTCAGACTTCAGGTCTAACACTCACTGTCGATCTGATCTGCGCTGGCCTTGGCTTTGTTACCAGCCTATATCTGGCCTTTAGTTACCCCAATCTGGTGGAACATCAACTTGATCTACCATTGGATGGTTTGATGGTTTCAGCGATTCTTTTCGCATTGGTGTTAGAAGGGCTACGCAGAGTTGTTGGCATAACGCTTGTTATTGTCGTATTGCTCTTTATGACCTTTGCACTAGTCGGCAGTCATTTCTCCGGCCCACTGCAAACCAGAGCCATCGGCTTAGACCAACTGTTTGTTTACATCGGCGTTGATACCAATGGCATGCTGGGATTGACACTCAATGTCGCAGCAACCATTGTTATTGGATTTATATTGTTTGGGCAATTGCTGCTTCGCTCTGGCGGCGCTGATTTCTTCAATGACATGGCTCTGGCGTTGATGGGAAAACGTCGCGGTGGCTCAGGCAAAATTGCAACCATCGCCTCTGCACTCTTTGGCTCTATTTCAGGCGTCGTTGTCTCCAACATTGTCGCGACGGGTGTCGTGACCATTCGTATGATGAAACAAGGCGGCTTTAAATCTCATACGGCAGGCGCGATTGAAACGGTTGCTTCTACAGGAGGGCAAATCATGCCGCCTGTCATGGGAGCGGTCGCCTTTTTGATGGCGGAGTTTTTACAAATCAGCTACGGCGCCGTTGTGCTTGCTGCGCTTGTCCCCGCCGTTCTTTATTACATCGCCCTTTACATTCAAGTAGACCTAGAAGCCGCAAAGGAGAATATCTTACCCATTGATCCAGACCTGATCCCATCCAAAAGACACGTTCTTCGCAATGGTTGGGTGTTCATTATTCCTTTTGCCGCCGTTATTTTAGCGTTGTTCACCTTCAACCAGCGTCCAGAAACCGCCGCGTTATGGGGTGCTCTCGGTGCCTTGGTTGTCGGTATGGTAAAAGGATATAAAGGCAAAAAGATGAACGCGAAGGTCGTTAAAGAGTGCTTGCAAGAAACCGGACACTCTATTGTCGATATTATTATGATCGGCGCGTCTGCTGGGTTCATTATTGGTATTTTGAACATCACGGGACTGGGTTTTGGACTCACGTATTTTTTGGTAGAGCTAGGTCAAGGCAACCTGTTGGTACTGCTTCTCATCTCCGCTCTGGTCTGCATTGTACTGGGCATGGGCATGCCAACAGTCGGCGTTTACCTTTTACTGGCGGTGCTCGTCGCTCCCTCTCTTATTCAGGTTGGGGTTGAACCCATTGCCGCGCACCTCTTTATATTCTATCTCGGTATGATGTCTATGGTGACACCGCCGATTGCCATTGGTGCCTTTTTCGCCGCCAGCATAGCGGACTCGGACCCGATGAAAACCGCTGTATCAGCAATGAGATTGGGCTGGACTGCCTACATCATTCCATTCCTGTTCGTGACGACACCCGCGCTTTTATTGATCGGAGACTGGTCGCAAATTGTCGTAACCATCAGTTGCGCCCTGATCGGCGTTTGGTCAGTTTCAGTAGGGTTCGCAGGGTTCTTTAAAGTTCGTCTAAATGTTTTATATCGGTTGGCATTTGTGGCCGCTGGTGGGCTATTTTTATGGCCAAATCTAGGCAGCGACAACTCGTTTTTTGAATTAAAGGTTGCCGGAGTCATTCTGCTTATCGCAGCGGTAGCCACGACCCGATTCGGTCATTCTAAGGATCACGAAAAAAAGCCTAATTCTTCCGTCACAAAATCAACTCATCTTTGA